The following are encoded together in the Pedobacter steynii genome:
- a CDS encoding RNA methyltransferase codes for MKKLKLDELNRVGVEEFREQEKLPVIVVLDNVRSMHNIGSVFRTSDGFAIEKLYLCGITAQPPHREIEKTALGATQSVEWLHFESTIDAVASLRKDGYLIIGIEQAAGSTMLNTFQPKEDQKYALIFGNEVNGVSDEVMAQIDECIEIPQFGTKHSFNIVISAGIVLWDFFAKLRL; via the coding sequence ATGAAAAAATTAAAATTAGACGAGCTGAACCGTGTAGGTGTGGAAGAATTTAGAGAACAAGAGAAACTACCCGTTATTGTCGTATTGGACAATGTACGCAGTATGCACAATATCGGCTCTGTTTTCCGGACTTCAGATGGCTTTGCAATTGAGAAATTATACCTCTGTGGCATTACCGCTCAGCCCCCTCACCGTGAAATTGAAAAAACTGCTTTGGGTGCCACCCAATCTGTAGAATGGCTGCATTTTGAAAGTACCATCGATGCAGTAGCGTCTTTGCGTAAGGATGGATACCTTATCATAGGGATTGAACAGGCTGCCGGAAGCACTATGCTAAATACGTTTCAACCAAAAGAAGATCAGAAATATGCCCTGATTTTTGGAAACGAAGTAAATGGAGTAAGTGATGAAGTAATGGCACAGATTGATGAATGTATTGAAATCCCACAGTTTGGAACCAAGCATTCCTTCAATATTGTGATCTCTGCCGGTATTGTACTCTGGGACTTCTTTGCTAAACTAAGGTTGTAA
- a CDS encoding YdeI/OmpD-associated family protein, whose translation MDNKLLKKLHVKAGFKLLVDNAPENVAELLGDFDSIQLSFNAEKTFDALLLFVQNSHELKEQLSILSARLKADTLFWIAYPKKSSGMESDLHMMAPWDEVKVYQLTPCASVSISEVWTGIRMKPIDLVKASPVRNELIQQNDFSNYVDVANKKVFPPADLGKALHEHPLALSYFESLAYSHKKEYVLWILTAKQEKTRISRIEKTIAMLLDKKKNPNDK comes from the coding sequence ATGGACAATAAATTGCTTAAAAAACTACATGTTAAGGCCGGTTTTAAACTCCTTGTTGACAATGCTCCGGAAAATGTAGCCGAATTACTGGGTGATTTTGATTCGATACAATTGAGCTTTAACGCAGAAAAAACATTTGATGCTTTGTTGCTGTTTGTACAGAATAGTCATGAGTTAAAAGAACAGCTGAGCATTCTTTCTGCTAGACTAAAAGCAGATACTTTATTCTGGATTGCCTACCCTAAGAAAAGCTCCGGGATGGAGAGCGACCTTCACATGATGGCCCCATGGGATGAGGTTAAAGTTTATCAATTGACACCCTGTGCCTCAGTTTCTATTTCTGAAGTCTGGACAGGCATCCGGATGAAGCCAATAGACCTGGTGAAGGCCTCGCCGGTTAGAAATGAACTTATTCAGCAAAATGATTTCTCAAACTATGTGGATGTGGCTAATAAAAAGGTTTTTCCTCCGGCAGATCTGGGTAAAGCCTTACATGAACATCCCCTGGCGCTTAGTTATTTTGAATCACTTGCCTATTCTCATAAGAAAGAATATGTGCTCTGGATTTTAACGGCCAAACAGGAAAAAACAAGGATCAGCAGAATTGAAAAAACCATTGCTATGCTACTGGACAAAAAGAAAAATCCGAACGACAAATAG
- a CDS encoding galactokinase, with amino-acid sequence MKAELTEKFLELYGQAPKANYFTPGRVNLIGEHIDYNGGLVMPCAVTLGTWLSIAPNQDQVIRFKSLNFPEQHEIALQPAYTKTGSEWYNYPLGVFHEILKKHQIPTGLDLLFYGNIPIGSGLSSSASIEVAMAYALNDYFNLGYEKIEIPLLAQKVENEFIGVNCGIMDQFAVAFGETDKALVLNCDTLKYKSVDCHLGEYSLAIINTNKPRKLAESKYNERVAECQAALAQLNEEIKLNNLCELNAEKFSLHSHLITDETVLKRATHVIRENDRVNLAAKALNEGNLEEFGRLMYASHQSLKDLYEVTGAELDAVVEFCSGYEHVIGARMTGAGFGGCAIALLKKGQEEDFARQLTDFYVERIGYPAAIYISEIGNGASAI; translated from the coding sequence ATGAAAGCGGAATTGACCGAGAAATTCTTAGAGCTATATGGACAGGCGCCAAAGGCTAACTATTTTACCCCAGGACGGGTAAACCTTATTGGCGAACATATCGATTATAACGGCGGACTGGTGATGCCTTGCGCAGTTACTTTAGGGACCTGGTTGAGCATTGCGCCGAATCAGGATCAGGTGATCCGCTTTAAGAGCCTGAACTTTCCCGAACAACATGAAATTGCATTGCAGCCCGCTTATACAAAAACCGGTTCAGAATGGTACAATTACCCTCTTGGCGTTTTTCATGAAATCCTCAAAAAACACCAGATTCCCACCGGACTGGACCTGCTCTTTTACGGTAATATTCCTATTGGTTCCGGATTGTCTTCTTCTGCTTCAATAGAAGTTGCAATGGCATATGCCCTGAACGATTACTTCAATCTCGGTTATGAAAAAATTGAAATCCCCTTACTTGCGCAAAAGGTAGAAAATGAGTTCATTGGTGTAAATTGTGGCATCATGGATCAGTTTGCGGTGGCTTTCGGAGAAACCGATAAAGCGCTGGTGCTAAACTGTGATACCTTGAAATACAAGTCTGTAGACTGCCACCTTGGTGAGTATTCACTGGCTATTATCAATACCAATAAGCCAAGAAAACTGGCAGAGTCCAAGTACAATGAAAGAGTTGCTGAATGTCAGGCCGCTTTAGCTCAACTCAATGAGGAGATTAAGCTCAACAACCTTTGTGAACTGAATGCCGAGAAATTTTCCCTGCACAGTCATTTGATTACAGATGAAACCGTTTTGAAAAGGGCTACACATGTGATCCGGGAAAATGACCGGGTGAACCTTGCTGCAAAAGCTTTAAACGAAGGTAATCTGGAGGAATTTGGGCGCTTAATGTATGCTTCTCATCAATCCCTGAAGGATCTATACGAAGTTACCGGTGCAGAACTGGATGCAGTGGTTGAATTTTGTAGCGGCTATGAGCATGTAATCGGCGCCAGAATGACAGGTGCCGGCTTCGGAGGATGCGCAATTGCCTTGCTAAAGAAAGGTCAGGAGGAAGATTTCGCCAGACAACTAACTGATTTCTATGTAGAACGAATCGGCTACCCGGCTGCGATCTATATCAGCGAGATTGGTAACGGTGCTTCTGCAATTTAA